The following proteins are encoded in a genomic region of Nicotiana sylvestris chromosome 4, ASM39365v2, whole genome shotgun sequence:
- the LOC104249529 gene encoding histidine biosynthesis bifunctional protein hisIE, chloroplastic, which yields MTISYSPCFRPLKVFPRSNLIHSSSTQTFKRYNVVACMKKSHEDISLEAKVDFLLDNVKWDDKGLAVAIAQNVDTGAVLMQGFANREALSTTISSRKATFYSRSRSSLWTKGETSNNFINVFDVFLDCDRDSIIYLGKPDGPTCHTGSETCYYTSVDGILKNPEVEKNELAMTTLYALESTINERKAETSSSSSGKPSWTKRLLLDDKLLCSKIREEADELCRTLEENEDKGRTASEMADVLYHAMVLLSLRGVKIEEVLQVLRQRFSKSGIEEKNSRKS from the exons ATGACAATTTCTTACTCTCCTTGCTTTCGGCCCCTGAAAGTTTTCCCTAGAAGCAATCTTATTCATTCAAGCAGCACTCAGACCTTCAAACGATATAATGTAGTGGCATGTATGAAAAAATCACATGAAGATATCAGTCTTGAAGCAAAG GTTGATTTCTTACTAGATAATGTCAAATGGGACGACAAAGGCCTGGCAGTTGCAATTGCCCAAAATGTTGATACAGGAGCGGTCTTAATGCAAGGGTTTGCCAACAGAGAAGCTCTGTCAACAACCATCTCATCACGTAAAGCAACATTTTATAGCCGGTCACGTTCATCTTTATGGACAAAAGGAGAGACCTCCAATAATTTTATCAATGTTTTTGATGTCTTTCTTGATTGTGATCGTGATTCT ATAATATATCTTGGGAAGCCTGATGGCCCAACATGCCACACGGGGTCAGAGACATGTTATTACACATCAGTTGATGGAATCCTGAAAAATCCTGAG GTTGAGAAAAATGAGCTGGCTATGACGACTTTATACGCATTAGAATCTACAATCAATGAAAGGAAAGCAGAAACATCTAGTTCTTCAAGTGGAAAACCCTCATGGACAAAGCGATTGCTGCTTGATGACAAGCTGCTTTGCTCCAAAATCCG GGAGGAGGCTGACGAGTTATGCCGAACTCTGGAAGAAAATGAGGATAAAGGACGGACTGCCTCAGAGATGGCAGATGTCTTGTATCATGCCATGGTTTTGCTTTCTCTTAGAGGAGTAAAAATCGAGGAAGTTCTGCAGGTCCTTAGACAAAGGTTTTCAAAGTCGGGCATTGAAGAAAAGAATAGTCGGAAATCCTAG
- the LOC104249528 gene encoding beta-glucuronosyltransferase GlcAT14B-like isoform X1 produces MSLFLKQILLFSLVPISLICLFLPLHHFHHHAQTPFPTFSNPFSPPPKIAYFITGTKNDGPRIFRLLQAVYHPRNYYLLHLDQFASNKQRLELALKVGSVDVFVAAENVNVIEKADAVNQEGSSPLGLVLHGAAALLRWKNDWDWFVNLDASDYPLIPQDDFLHILSFVPRNLNFIEYSKNTSPDEHQRAVEVIVDSRLYILLKGKMFVGDKKRELPSAFRFFMGSQHVILNRKFVEYTIQGWENLPRLLLLYFSNTRSSHKGYFQTLACNTKEFSDAVINSNLRFINSDNTNPSNFRASNSDRILRREVAFVGNISADSPLLDMIDAHILNRGRGMVSPGGWCLGSSNWFSDPCGEWGDPSVLRPGPAAKGLEKLILKSISDMSIGSSRCHHQ; encoded by the exons ATGTCTCTCTTTCTCAAACAAATCCTCCTTTTCTCTCTTGTCCCAATTTCCCTCATTTGTCTCTTCCTTCCACTTCACCACTTTCACCACCACGCCCAAACCCCTTTTCCTACTTTCTCAAACCCCTTTTCACCACCACCAAAAATAGCTTACTTCATTACTGGAACTAAAAATGATGGCCCAAGAATCTTTAGGTTACTTCAAGCAGTATACCATCCAAGAAACTACTATTTACTTCATCTTGACCAATTTGCTTCTAACAAACAAAGATTGGAACTTGCTTTAAAAGTGGGTTCTGTTGATGTGTTTGTTGCAGCTGAGAATGTGAATGTTATTGAAAAAGCTGATGCTGTGAATCAAGAGGGGTCGAGTCCTTTGGGTTTAGTGCTTCACGGTGCTGCTGCTTTGTTGAGGTGGAAGAATGATTGGGATTGGTTTGTTAATCTTGATGCTTCTGATTATCCCCTTATTCCTCAAGATG ATTTTCTCCACATCCTGTCTTTTGTTCCAAGGAATTTGAATTTCATAGAATATAGTAAGAATACCAGCCCGGATGA ACATCAAAGGGCTGTGGAAGTTATCGTTGACTCTCGCCTCTACATTCTCTTGAAAGGAAAGATGTTTGTAGGTGACAAAAAACGGGAACTTCCTAGTGCTTTTAGATTTTTTATGG GTTCTCAACATGTAATTCTGAACAGGAAGTTTGTTGAGTACACGATCCAGGGATGGGAAAATTTGCCAAGATTGCTCCTGCTATACTTCTCGAACACTAGATCTTCTCATAAAGGATATTTTCAGACTCTTGCATGCAATACTAAGGAGTTTTCAGACGCTGTCATCAACTCCAACTTGCGATTCATTAACTCAGACAACACTAATCCTTCAAACTTCAGAGCTTCAAATTCCGATAGAATACTAAGAAGGGAGGTCGCATTCGTTGGAAACATATCAGCAGATTCTCCCTTATTGGACATGATTGATGCACACATTCTTAATCGTGGTCGGGGTATGGTCTCACCTGGAGGTTGGTGTTTAGGTAGCTCAAATTGGTTCAGTGATCCTTGCGGTGAATGGGGCGATCCCAGTGTCCTAAGACCAGGACCAGCTGCAAAAGGACTCGAAAAGCTCATCCTGAAATCGATATCAGACATGTCAATCGGGTCGAGCAGATGTCATCATCAATGA
- the LOC104249528 gene encoding beta-glucuronosyltransferase GlcAT14C-like isoform X2, translated as MSLFLKQILLFSLVPISLICLFLPLHHFHHHAQTPFPTFSNPFSPPPKIAYFITGTKNDGPRIFRLLQAVYHPRNYYLLHLDQFASNKQRLELALKVGSVDVFVAAENVNVIEKADAVNQEGSSPLGLVLHGAAALLRWKNDWDWFVNLDASDYPLIPQDDFLHILSFVPRNLNFIEYSKNTSPDEHQRAVEVIVDSRLYILLKGKMFVGDKKRELPSAFRFFMGSLLSTRSRDGKICQDCSCYTSRTLDLLIKDIFRLLHAILRSFQTLSSTPTCDSLTQTTLILQTSELQIPIEY; from the exons ATGTCTCTCTTTCTCAAACAAATCCTCCTTTTCTCTCTTGTCCCAATTTCCCTCATTTGTCTCTTCCTTCCACTTCACCACTTTCACCACCACGCCCAAACCCCTTTTCCTACTTTCTCAAACCCCTTTTCACCACCACCAAAAATAGCTTACTTCATTACTGGAACTAAAAATGATGGCCCAAGAATCTTTAGGTTACTTCAAGCAGTATACCATCCAAGAAACTACTATTTACTTCATCTTGACCAATTTGCTTCTAACAAACAAAGATTGGAACTTGCTTTAAAAGTGGGTTCTGTTGATGTGTTTGTTGCAGCTGAGAATGTGAATGTTATTGAAAAAGCTGATGCTGTGAATCAAGAGGGGTCGAGTCCTTTGGGTTTAGTGCTTCACGGTGCTGCTGCTTTGTTGAGGTGGAAGAATGATTGGGATTGGTTTGTTAATCTTGATGCTTCTGATTATCCCCTTATTCCTCAAGATG ATTTTCTCCACATCCTGTCTTTTGTTCCAAGGAATTTGAATTTCATAGAATATAGTAAGAATACCAGCCCGGATGA ACATCAAAGGGCTGTGGAAGTTATCGTTGACTCTCGCCTCTACATTCTCTTGAAAGGAAAGATGTTTGTAGGTGACAAAAAACGGGAACTTCCTAGTGCTTTTAGATTTTTTATGG GAAGTTTGTTGAGTACACGATCCAGGGATGGGAAAATTTGCCAAGATTGCTCCTGCTATACTTCTCGAACACTAGATCTTCTCATAAAGGATATTTTCAGACTCTTGCATGCAATACTAAGGAGTTTTCAGACGCTGTCATCAACTCCAACTTGCGATTCATTAACTCAGACAACACTAATCCTTCAAACTTCAGAGCTTCAAATTCCGATAGAATACTAA